A single uncultured Acetobacterium sp. DNA region contains:
- a CDS encoding spermidine/putrescine ABC transporter substrate-binding protein, which translates to MKKILLVLAVLCLPLMLGGCASDDRAVLNVYNWGDYMDPEIIAQFEEEYNCRVNYETYTSNEDMYVKVKNSSDTYDVLVPSDYMIERLIKEEMLRPISKENIPNLANIDITALNLPFDPDNQYSVPYFYGVLGIIYNTDQVTDPVDSWNILWNDKYASKILMYDSIRDSMGASLKRLGFSMNETNEVNINAARDALIVQKPLVMAYVTDNVKSLMATKDAAMAVVYSGDASIIMSDNDSLAFAVPKEGSNAFYDNFVIPKNSQNPELAEQFINYMLTPEVAAKNVEYVGYSTPVTQAIGLLDESWQKNTAFNITKEDLARCEIFKDLPSDILEIYNRAWTEVNVSK; encoded by the coding sequence ATGAAAAAAATCTTATTAGTCTTAGCTGTTCTATGCCTGCCGCTAATGCTTGGCGGCTGCGCATCAGACGATCGAGCAGTCCTCAATGTTTACAATTGGGGCGATTATATGGATCCCGAAATTATTGCCCAATTTGAAGAAGAATATAATTGTCGGGTCAATTATGAAACCTATACCTCTAACGAAGACATGTACGTCAAGGTTAAAAACTCATCGGATACCTATGATGTATTGGTACCGTCGGATTACATGATTGAACGCCTGATCAAAGAAGAGATGTTGCGTCCGATCAGCAAAGAAAACATCCCCAACCTTGCCAATATTGATATCACTGCCTTAAACCTGCCCTTCGATCCCGACAATCAGTATTCGGTTCCTTATTTCTATGGCGTCTTAGGGATTATTTATAACACCGATCAGGTGACCGACCCGGTGGACAGCTGGAATATTTTATGGAATGACAAATATGCGTCTAAGATTTTAATGTACGACAGCATCCGGGACAGTATGGGTGCCTCCCTAAAACGGCTGGGCTTTTCCATGAACGAAACCAATGAAGTCAATATCAATGCAGCCCGGGATGCCCTCATTGTGCAAAAGCCCCTAGTAATGGCCTATGTGACTGACAACGTTAAAAGCCTGATGGCTACCAAAGATGCTGCCATGGCAGTGGTCTACTCCGGGGATGCGTCGATTATTATGAGTGATAATGACTCCTTGGCTTTTGCCGTTCCCAAAGAAGGTTCCAATGCTTTTTATGATAATTTTGTTATTCCCAAAAATTCCCAGAACCCGGAACTGGCCGAACAATTCATCAATTACATGCTGACACCGGAAGTGGCTGCCAAAAATGTCGAATACGTTGGTTACTCAACCCCGGTCACCCAGGCGATTGGCTTGCTTGATGAAAGCTGGCAAAAAAACACCGCCTTTAATATTACTAAAGAAGATCTAGCCCGCTGTGAGATTTTTAAAGATCTACCCAGTGATATTTTAGAAATTTACAATCGTGCCTGGACTGAAGTAAATGTTTCAAAATAA
- a CDS encoding ABC transporter permease, which translates to MRKLFKNLAFGFILLFLYAPILVLIIYSFNDSKIMGSWSGFTLKWYVMLFQDRYILQALYYTIVIALVATAVSTVVGTLSALGIYQMRSRLKKPYLFMNNIPVLVPDIVMGITLMSLFIFAGMKMGLTTVIIAHITFCIPYVILSVMPRFSRLPENIFDAALDLGATPRYAFWKVLFPEILPGVTSGALIAFTLSIDDFVISFFTTGNGVSNLSITIYSMAKAGINPKINALSTIMFGCIMLLLIIINIRSEKGIKQI; encoded by the coding sequence ATGAGAAAGCTGTTTAAGAATCTCGCCTTTGGTTTCATTTTGCTGTTTTTGTACGCGCCTATTTTGGTCCTGATTATTTATTCTTTTAACGATTCAAAAATTATGGGTTCCTGGTCCGGTTTTACCTTAAAATGGTATGTCATGCTTTTTCAGGATCGTTATATCCTGCAGGCGCTGTACTATACCATCGTCATTGCGCTGGTAGCCACCGCCGTTTCCACGGTGGTCGGTACTTTGTCGGCTTTGGGTATTTATCAAATGCGTTCGCGACTTAAAAAGCCCTATCTGTTTATGAATAATATCCCGGTGCTGGTGCCGGATATTGTTATGGGCATCACCCTGATGTCGCTATTTATTTTTGCTGGCATGAAAATGGGGCTGACCACTGTGATTATTGCTCATATCACCTTTTGTATCCCCTATGTGATTTTATCCGTCATGCCCCGGTTCAGCCGACTGCCGGAGAATATCTTTGATGCCGCCCTTGATTTGGGTGCTACCCCCAGATATGCCTTCTGGAAGGTTCTCTTTCCTGAGATTCTACCGGGTGTTACCTCGGGAGCACTAATCGCCTTTACTCTGTCCATTGATGATTTTGTGATCAGTTTCTTTACCACCGGTAACGGCGTGAGTAACCTGTCGATCACCATTTACTCCATGGCCAAGGCCGGTATTAATCCCAAAATTAATGCCCTGTCCACGATTATGTTTGGTTGTATCATGCTTTTATTGATCATCATCAATATCCGCAGCGAAAAAGGGATCAAACAAATTTAG
- a CDS encoding ABC transporter permease, with product MKTFKEYIAYPYGLWMIIFIAVPLLVVIWFSFLSNPDFKMGEYTFTLENYQEFLDPVYLELLYRSFLYAVIATVISFMIAYPLGNLIVSLPEHRQNLMIVLMILPMWVNFLLRTYAWMVLLSGSGLVVKFLGLLGFTDATLLYTQSAVILGMVYNFFPYMLLPIYTSLKKIDPDLLRAATDLGANHFQMFMKVKFPLSLPGIVSGCMMVFMPAVSTFVISNLLGGGKYMLIGNLIEQQFLTVNNWNFGSAISMVLMTIIFLVLGIARLIAGKEIDTGGQIL from the coding sequence ATGAAGACATTTAAGGAGTACATCGCTTACCCGTATGGCCTGTGGATGATTATTTTTATTGCGGTTCCCCTGCTGGTGGTGATCTGGTTCAGCTTTTTATCCAACCCGGATTTTAAAATGGGCGAATATACCTTCACCCTGGAAAATTACCAGGAATTTCTGGATCCGGTTTATCTGGAACTTTTGTACCGCTCCTTTTTATACGCCGTGATTGCCACCGTAATTTCTTTTATGATTGCCTACCCGCTGGGGAACCTGATTGTTTCGCTGCCGGAACATCGCCAGAATCTGATGATCGTACTGATGATTCTGCCAATGTGGGTAAATTTTCTGCTACGAACCTATGCCTGGATGGTTCTGCTCAGTGGCAGCGGTTTGGTGGTAAAATTTCTGGGTTTATTAGGTTTTACCGATGCGACCTTGCTCTATACCCAATCGGCAGTCATTCTGGGCATGGTCTATAACTTTTTCCCATATATGCTGTTACCGATATATACCTCACTTAAAAAAATCGATCCGGATTTGTTAAGGGCCGCCACCGATTTGGGCGCCAACCATTTTCAGATGTTTATGAAAGTCAAATTTCCTCTCAGTTTACCAGGAATTGTCTCGGGCTGCATGATGGTCTTTATGCCGGCCGTGAGCACCTTTGTTATTTCCAACCTATTAGGTGGCGGGAAATACATGCTGATCGGAAATCTCATTGAACAGCAATTTTTAACCGTCAATAACTGGAATTTCGGATCCGCCATTTCGATGGTGCTGATGACGATTATTTTTCTGGTTCTGGGTATTGCCCGTTTAATCGCCGGAAAAGAAATTGATACAGGAGGCCAAATCTTATGA
- a CDS encoding ABC transporter ATP-binding protein, which produces MTEKIIQVKNLVKFYGDKKIIDEINFHIRPNEFLTILGPSGCGKTTLLRMIGGFETPDGGDILFEGKSLVNIPANKRPINTVFQKYALFPHLNVYDNVAFGLKIQKKPKDEIANLVQEMLRMVNLQGQEQRDVNSLSGGEQQRVAIARALVNHPRVLLLDEPLGALDLKLRKNMQLELKNLQKKTGITFIYVTHDQEEAMTMSDTIIIMNRGRIQQIGSPVDIYNEPRNAFAADFIGESNILDSTMLKDCLVKIQDVDFKCVDKGFGENVNVLTVIRPEDIEIAKPGDGLLDGIIESVTFLGMHYEILMKCGIIHWLIHTTREFFPGDQISIWVDPNNIHIMKKDSDDEDI; this is translated from the coding sequence ATAACTGAAAAGATAATTCAAGTCAAGAATTTAGTTAAATTCTATGGGGACAAAAAGATCATTGATGAAATCAATTTTCATATCCGCCCCAATGAATTTTTAACCATTCTTGGTCCCAGCGGATGTGGGAAAACAACCTTATTGCGGATGATTGGGGGCTTTGAAACCCCAGATGGCGGCGATATTCTTTTTGAAGGAAAATCACTGGTCAATATACCGGCCAACAAACGTCCCATCAACACCGTCTTTCAAAAATATGCCCTGTTCCCCCATCTTAATGTTTATGATAATGTCGCCTTTGGTCTGAAAATTCAAAAGAAGCCTAAGGATGAAATAGCAAACCTGGTTCAGGAAATGCTGCGGATGGTCAATTTACAAGGTCAAGAACAGCGGGATGTTAATTCCTTAAGCGGCGGCGAACAGCAACGGGTGGCCATTGCCCGAGCCCTGGTCAATCACCCCCGGGTTCTGCTGTTGGACGAACCTCTAGGCGCTCTGGATCTCAAGCTCCGTAAAAATATGCAGCTGGAACTGAAAAACCTCCAGAAAAAAACCGGGATCACCTTTATTTATGTTACCCACGATCAGGAAGAAGCCATGACCATGTCTGACACCATCATCATTATGAACCGTGGCCGGATACAACAAATCGGTTCGCCGGTGGATATTTACAACGAACCCCGAAACGCCTTTGCCGCCGATTTTATCGGTGAAAGCAACATTCTCGATTCGACCATGCTTAAAGATTGCCTGGTAAAGATTCAGGATGTCGATTTTAAATGTGTGGACAAGGGCTTCGGCGAAAACGTAAATGTTCTCACGGTTATCCGCCCGGAAGACATCGAAATCGCCAAGCCTGGCGACGGCTTATTGGACGGAATTATCGAATCGGTCACCTTCCTGGGGATGCACTATGAAATCCTGATGAAATGCGGCATAATCCACTGGCTGATTCACACCACCCGGGAGTTTTTCCCCGGCGATCAGATCAGTATCTGGGTCGACCCCAATAACATCCATATCATGAAAAAGGATTCCGATGATGAAGACATTTAA
- a CDS encoding flagellar motor protein MotB: MKRKPEAEKDTTERWLLSYADFITLLMIFFVVMYAMSAVDADKYKELSSSLNSALAGDQQKVDGGDQGSPVEDVKLNEVKPTDGNVTEQDLEKIVEQVQSLINEKGLQNQVTVNLGDIGIWITFKDYVLFDSGSPAVKPETVNTLVELGNILKVVDNYVRIEGYTDNVPINNSMYSNNWDLSVMRASKVLEIIVSRSGFPADKISAVGYGEYRPVAPNDTEEGKAKNRRVDIVILRTDFNATEKSQ; the protein is encoded by the coding sequence ATGAAACGTAAACCAGAAGCCGAAAAGGACACCACTGAGCGATGGTTACTAAGCTACGCCGACTTCATTACGCTGCTGATGATTTTCTTTGTCGTGATGTATGCGATGAGCGCTGTCGATGCCGATAAATATAAAGAATTATCAAGTTCTTTAAACTCTGCGCTGGCTGGTGATCAGCAGAAAGTTGATGGTGGCGATCAAGGCAGTCCTGTAGAAGATGTCAAACTGAATGAAGTCAAACCCACAGACGGAAATGTAACCGAACAAGACCTGGAAAAAATCGTTGAACAGGTTCAATCACTGATTAATGAAAAAGGTCTGCAAAACCAGGTAACCGTTAATCTCGGTGATATCGGCATCTGGATCACCTTTAAAGACTATGTCCTCTTCGATTCGGGAAGTCCGGCTGTTAAGCCGGAAACAGTGAACACTTTGGTTGAACTGGGTAATATTTTAAAAGTTGTCGATAACTACGTTCGAATTGAAGGCTATACCGACAATGTCCCGATAAACAACAGTATGTATAGTAATAACTGGGATTTATCGGTTATGCGTGCCTCAAAGGTGCTGGAGATCATCGTGTCCCGATCAGGTTTCCCGGCTGATAAAATCAGTGCCGTGGGATATGGCGAATATCGGCCCGTTGCTCCCAATGACACTGAAGAAGGAAAAGCCAAAAATCGTCGCGTTGATATTGTCATCTTAAGAACCGATTTCAATGCTACCGAAAAATCACAATAG
- a CDS encoding flagellar motor protein, whose product MDIFVIIFSIGGLASIIVAFWLEGGAPLHLLSPTAFMIVILGTIGATGMSFPMSEIKKVPKLFKVAFTNKNYDYPGLIENMKAMSKTARTKGILSLEKEVLENNAIDAFTKRGLQFILDGLDPVKTREALESDLDMIEHRHHGGAAIFEAAGGFAPTLGIIGTCLGLINVLGNLSEPDKLGESIAVAFICTLYGLATANLLWLPIGSNLKNKSKKEMVYNSMIIEGLILIQEGANPNFVEEKLKGYLSMKELEGGGQKGEGKPAKGKAKKGK is encoded by the coding sequence TTGGATATATTTGTCATCATTTTTTCTATAGGCGGGCTAGCTTCAATTATCGTTGCCTTTTGGCTTGAAGGCGGCGCCCCACTTCACCTTTTGTCGCCAACCGCATTTATGATCGTTATACTCGGAACAATTGGGGCCACCGGGATGTCTTTTCCGATGTCCGAAATTAAAAAAGTACCCAAATTGTTTAAAGTCGCTTTTACCAACAAGAACTACGATTATCCCGGACTGATTGAAAATATGAAAGCCATGTCAAAAACGGCTCGCACCAAAGGGATTCTGAGTCTTGAAAAAGAAGTACTGGAAAATAATGCCATCGATGCTTTTACCAAACGTGGCCTGCAGTTTATTCTTGACGGTCTTGATCCGGTTAAAACCCGGGAAGCCCTGGAGTCGGATCTTGATATGATCGAGCACCGTCATCATGGCGGTGCGGCCATCTTTGAAGCAGCCGGTGGCTTTGCGCCAACTTTAGGGATCATCGGTACCTGCTTGGGACTGATCAATGTATTGGGAAATTTATCTGAACCAGATAAATTGGGTGAATCCATTGCCGTCGCTTTTATCTGTACGCTCTACGGTCTTGCTACGGCCAACCTGCTTTGGCTTCCCATTGGTTCTAATTTAAAGAATAAAAGCAAGAAAGAAATGGTCTATAATTCCATGATTATTGAAGGATTGATCCTGATTCAGGAAGGTGCCAACCCTAATTTTGTTGAAGAAAAGCTGAAGGGCTATCTATCCATGAAAGAACTGGAAGGCGGCGGTCAAAAAGGTGAAGGTAAGCCGGCCAAGGGTAAGGCTAAAAAAGGTAAATAA
- a CDS encoding HD-GYP domain-containing protein, whose protein sequence is MRYVPLFCLREGMMLGNNLWGEHGELILAKNTILTREYIKSIEKLNFNGIYVEDDLSKDIQIIGIITDRVRAKTVKCIKNVFISTEHQRGIKDFKEMQQQIESIVEEILNNSSMVINMVDLKVFDDYTYYHSVNVAVLSIVLGSALGLRKEQLCELGFGAILHDIGKVFVKKDILCKEAVLSADESEEMQNHSILGYEYIKKVSNVNMSSRIGILEHHEKFGGGGYPNNLKEEEISLFGRIISIADVYDAMTSDRPYRKAIIPSEVIEYIMGCSHSLFDPDLVSVFVRKIAPYPIGTCVLLSNGLSGIVLKNYESFSMRPTVRIFKKDDVEIPPYEICLSDREFLNVTITGVF, encoded by the coding sequence ATGAGATATGTACCATTATTTTGCCTGCGTGAAGGAATGATGTTAGGCAATAACCTGTGGGGGGAACATGGCGAATTAATATTGGCTAAAAACACCATTCTCACCAGAGAATATATAAAAAGCATTGAAAAACTTAACTTTAATGGTATTTATGTAGAAGATGACTTATCGAAAGATATTCAGATAATCGGCATCATTACAGACCGGGTGCGGGCTAAAACAGTAAAATGCATAAAAAATGTATTCATTTCTACTGAACATCAGCGCGGCATTAAAGATTTTAAAGAAATGCAGCAACAGATCGAGTCCATCGTCGAGGAGATTCTGAATAATAGCAGTATGGTAATCAATATGGTTGACCTGAAAGTTTTTGACGACTATACCTATTACCATTCTGTCAATGTAGCTGTTTTGTCAATTGTGCTTGGCTCCGCTCTGGGGCTTCGCAAAGAACAACTATGCGAATTGGGCTTTGGTGCCATTCTTCATGATATTGGAAAAGTCTTTGTAAAAAAAGACATCCTTTGTAAAGAGGCGGTCCTATCCGCGGATGAATCCGAAGAAATGCAAAACCACTCCATTTTGGGGTATGAGTATATTAAAAAAGTTTCTAACGTTAACATGTCTTCTCGTATTGGCATCCTCGAACATCATGAAAAGTTCGGCGGTGGCGGTTATCCCAATAATTTAAAGGAAGAAGAGATTTCACTTTTCGGCAGAATTATCTCAATCGCTGACGTTTATGATGCCATGACCTCGGATCGTCCCTATCGCAAGGCCATTATTCCTTCTGAAGTCATCGAGTATATCATGGGCTGCTCCCATTCGCTTTTCGACCCGGATCTTGTTAGTGTTTTTGTTCGAAAAATCGCGCCTTATCCGATTGGTACCTGTGTTTTATTAAGCAATGGGCTTTCTGGTATCGTTCTGAAAAATTACGAAAGCTTCTCAATGCGACCTACCGTTCGCATTTTTAAAAAAGATGATGTTGAAATTCCGCCATATGAAATTTGTCTCAGCGATCGTGAATTTCTCAATGTAACGATTACCGGGGTTTTTTAA
- a CDS encoding (2Fe-2S) ferredoxin domain-containing protein encodes MKTIRVCVGSSCHVNGSYKVVQALNQIIEQRGLKNDVELVGSFCMGKCTEGVAVECDDIIYAVSAENAEEIFEKIWGKTN; translated from the coding sequence ATGAAGACAATAAGAGTATGTGTTGGCAGTTCCTGTCATGTGAATGGATCTTATAAGGTAGTTCAAGCATTAAATCAGATCATTGAACAGCGGGGACTTAAGAATGATGTTGAATTGGTCGGATCATTTTGCATGGGAAAATGCACAGAGGGGGTTGCTGTCGAATGTGATGACATCATCTATGCCGTTTCAGCTGAAAATGCGGAAGAAATTTTCGAAAAAATATGGGGGAAAACTAATTGA
- a CDS encoding [Fe-Fe] hydrogenase large subunit C-terminal domain-containing protein: MSIINFSKEKCRNCYKCIRNCPVKAIKLKDKHAQIIQSMCIGCGICIATCPHNAKEIHSDVKTIKEWLKTEQVVLSLSAVFPTAYYLDHPRQYLGILRELGFEIIEETSIGAEIVANAYSKEYYSDKKFVISSACAGIKNLIEIYYPQYVSSLSREVSPMIAHGKILREKYPNAKIVYAGSCLAKKMEVHDKDVRGVIDGVLTFDEIDAWIKEENIIPQKMPAEDFNAIGTDTGRLYPITGGLARNSVENLDGSRKILRIDGVKNCMQFLDEIHQLDKKYWIEMNTCEEGCVNGPGNLHSPLSKYEKVEMLQTYIDMNSKKQPNEAIPEIDTKRSFHKRPVHHLGEVPEEEIVNILNQMSKFTERDELNCGTCGYETCRDKARAVYWNMAELDMCLPLISSKSEAISNLIITTTPNAIAVLDKKFRIIEFNAAAERLFNMKREDVMRYNFIDALDYNPFKKLNYEKNYIYTGKGHYERENRTFMEILTYIPEQELYMGIFIDITKQEKQEQDLLKMQEETLKMAQRVIDKQMRVAHEIAGLLGETTAETKVTLTKLQKVVTSREVEL; this comes from the coding sequence TTGAGTATCATCAATTTTTCAAAAGAGAAATGTCGTAATTGTTATAAATGTATTCGGAATTGTCCGGTCAAGGCGATTAAGTTAAAGGACAAGCATGCTCAAATTATCCAATCGATGTGTATTGGCTGTGGTATTTGTATTGCCACCTGTCCCCATAATGCTAAAGAAATTCACAGTGATGTCAAAACAATCAAGGAATGGCTAAAAACAGAACAGGTCGTTTTGAGCTTATCCGCTGTTTTTCCGACGGCTTATTACCTGGATCATCCCAGACAATATCTGGGGATTCTGCGGGAACTGGGATTTGAGATCATTGAAGAAACATCAATTGGTGCGGAAATTGTGGCGAATGCCTATTCCAAAGAGTATTACAGCGATAAAAAGTTTGTGATTTCCTCAGCCTGTGCGGGGATTAAAAATCTGATTGAAATCTACTATCCCCAGTATGTATCGTCGCTGAGCCGGGAAGTGTCGCCGATGATTGCGCATGGAAAAATTTTGCGGGAAAAATACCCGAATGCAAAAATCGTTTATGCCGGGTCCTGTCTGGCAAAGAAAATGGAAGTGCATGACAAGGATGTCCGCGGTGTCATTGATGGCGTGCTAACTTTTGATGAAATTGATGCCTGGATCAAAGAAGAAAATATTATTCCCCAAAAAATGCCGGCGGAAGATTTCAATGCCATCGGAACCGATACGGGACGGCTCTATCCGATAACCGGTGGACTGGCTAGGAATAGTGTCGAAAATCTGGATGGCAGCCGGAAAATTCTGCGCATTGATGGGGTTAAAAACTGTATGCAGTTTTTAGATGAAATACATCAGTTGGATAAAAAATACTGGATTGAAATGAATACCTGTGAAGAGGGCTGTGTTAATGGACCTGGTAATCTGCACAGTCCTTTATCTAAATATGAAAAAGTCGAAATGCTCCAAACGTATATTGATATGAACAGTAAAAAACAGCCTAACGAAGCGATTCCTGAAATTGATACCAAACGCTCGTTCCATAAACGGCCGGTTCATCATTTGGGGGAAGTACCGGAAGAAGAAATTGTAAATATTCTGAATCAAATGTCAAAATTCACCGAACGGGATGAGCTCAATTGTGGTACCTGCGGTTATGAAACCTGTCGGGATAAGGCTAGAGCTGTTTATTGGAATATGGCGGAACTGGATATGTGTCTGCCATTGATTTCCAGTAAGAGCGAAGCCATTTCAAATCTGATTATCACCACCACACCCAACGCCATTGCAGTACTGGATAAAAAGTTCAGGATCATTGAGTTCAACGCTGCAGCTGAACGGCTCTTTAATATGAAACGGGAGGACGTGATGCGTTACAATTTCATCGATGCCCTGGATTATAATCCGTTTAAGAAGTTAAACTATGAGAAGAATTATATTTATACTGGAAAAGGCCATTATGAACGGGAGAACCGAACGTTTATGGAAATCTTGACTTATATTCCTGAACAGGAATTATATATGGGTATTTTTATCGATATTACCAAACAGGAAAAACAGGAACAGGACTTGCTGAAGATGCAGGAGGAAACCCTGAAGATGGCGCAGCGAGTTATTGACAAACAAATGCGGGTTGCTCATGAAATCGCCGGATTGCTGGGAGAAACAACGGCTGAAACCAAGGTGACCTTAACCAAACTCCAGAAAGTTGTGACCAGTCGGGAGGTTGAACTTTAA
- a CDS encoding SpoIIE family protein phosphatase, with protein MPLFMDIASDSVNKVHEELCGDNVEVRINDESVIVVLADGLGSGVKANILATLTSTIAATMLEEKMGIMDVLETLEATLPKCSVRKLAYSTFTIVQVFRNRLAYILEFDNPPLVFIRDGEIIELDRQAIEFQGKSVYETTMEIEKGDIMAFFSDGVIHAGIGNFLNFGWQWEEAADYLLARSYENKKAKDISMALVDTCYNLYGEEPGDDTTVAVIKVEERKYVTMFSGPPLDMSKDAEIKRLMERGRGKKVICGGTAANIIAREFGEEIVVDFKTMSERVPPIARIKGIDLVTEGVLTMQETIRICDDYIHNRVGREIFQENNGASMLANLLFNEATTIDLIMGNSINPAHQNPDFPEELTTKWRVTQKLIDMLRYFNKEVNIIYV; from the coding sequence ATGCCTTTATTTATGGATATTGCCAGTGATAGTGTCAATAAGGTTCATGAGGAGCTTTGCGGCGATAATGTTGAAGTCCGGATTAATGACGAAAGCGTCATTGTGGTGCTGGCTGATGGTTTGGGGAGTGGCGTCAAGGCTAATATTCTGGCAACCCTGACATCTACCATTGCGGCAACCATGCTGGAAGAAAAAATGGGGATTATGGATGTGCTGGAGACACTTGAGGCAACCTTACCAAAATGCAGTGTCCGGAAGCTGGCCTATTCCACCTTTACCATTGTTCAGGTTTTCAGAAACCGGTTGGCTTACATTCTTGAATTCGACAATCCACCTTTGGTGTTTATCCGAGATGGCGAGATTATTGAACTGGATCGTCAGGCAATCGAATTTCAGGGTAAATCGGTTTATGAGACCACCATGGAAATTGAAAAAGGCGATATTATGGCTTTTTTTAGTGATGGTGTGATACACGCCGGGATCGGTAATTTTTTGAATTTTGGATGGCAGTGGGAAGAGGCTGCTGATTATTTATTGGCGCGATCTTACGAGAATAAAAAAGCCAAGGATATTTCCATGGCCCTGGTGGATACCTGTTATAATCTTTATGGTGAAGAACCGGGGGATGATACCACCGTCGCAGTGATTAAGGTTGAAGAACGGAAATATGTCACAATGTTTTCCGGCCCCCCCCTGGATATGAGTAAAGATGCTGAAATTAAGCGGTTAATGGAACGGGGACGAGGCAAAAAGGTTATTTGTGGCGGCACTGCCGCTAACATTATTGCCAGAGAATTTGGGGAAGAAATTGTGGTTGATTTTAAAACCATGTCGGAAAGAGTACCCCCGATTGCCCGGATCAAAGGCATCGATTTAGTCACCGAAGGGGTGCTGACCATGCAGGAAACCATTCGCATCTGTGATGATTATATTCATAACCGGGTTGGCCGGGAAATATTTCAGGAAAATAACGGTGCATCAATGTTGGCTAACCTGTTATTCAATGAAGCCACTACCATAGATCTGATCATGGGGAATTCAATCAATCCGGCTCATCAAAACCCGGATTTTCCCGAAGAACTCACAACTAAATGGCGGGTAACCCAAAAACTCATTGATATGTTGCGTTACTTTAACAAAGAAGTAAACATCATTTATGTTTAA